GAGGGGAAGAACCGTCAGATTCGGAGGATGTGCCAACACTTCGGGTACACTGTAAAGTCTCTCAGACGTATAAGAATTTTGACATTGAATGATGAACGTCTGAAACCGGGAGCTATTCGAGCCCTGTTAGAAGCCGAAAAAGTGGCGCTCTTACATGCAGTTGGGCTATAATAATTGAATGGACATCAAGCTCATCTCCCACGGGGCCGCGCGCGAAGTTACAGGGAGCTGTCATGAGCTCCGGATTGCGGATAAACGGATTCTCTTGGATTGCGGCCTCTTCCAGGGCAGGAGACGCGAAACCGCGGAGAAAAATGCCACCTTCGGCTTCGATCCGAAGGCGGACATCGATGCCGTCATCCTGAGTCATGCACACATGGATCATGCCGGGCGCATTCCCCTGCTCTATAAGAAGGGCTTCGCCGGGGCGGTATTCTGTACGTACGCAACACAGGACTTAACGGATGTCATGCTCCAGGATTCCGCTTATATCCAGGAGAAAGAT
The sequence above is a segment of the Desulfobaccales bacterium genome. Coding sequences within it:
- a CDS encoding MBL fold metallo-hydrolase; translated protein: MDIKLISHGAAREVTGSCHELRIADKRILLDCGLFQGRRRETAEKNATFGFDPKADIDAVILSHAHMDHAGRIPLLYKKGFAGAVFCTYATQDLTDVMLQDSAYIQEKDEEYFRKHLAKSMIPSTGPLYTQSDAKECMKLFVGKNYGERFQVIPGVTCTLLEAGHILGS